The Saccharopolyspora gloriosae genome window below encodes:
- a CDS encoding DUF742 domain-containing protein — MTSRRAATGGWRDGAAGPLVRPYAMTRGRTHAAAAELDRATLVVAAPEPAAPDEWDADRERILLLCAQPRSVEDLAAALEIPLVVAKVLVSDLLDSGDLSVPLTPLREPDYDLLQAVLDGIRRL; from the coding sequence GTGACCTCCCGGCGGGCGGCGACCGGGGGCTGGCGCGACGGCGCGGCCGGTCCGCTGGTGCGGCCGTACGCGATGACGCGCGGCCGCACCCACGCCGCAGCCGCCGAGCTGGACCGCGCCACCCTCGTCGTGGCCGCGCCGGAACCCGCCGCCCCGGACGAGTGGGACGCCGACCGCGAACGCATCCTGCTGCTGTGCGCGCAGCCGAGGTCGGTCGAGGATCTGGCCGCGGCGTTGGAGATCCCGCTGGTGGTGGCGAAGGTCCTCGTGTCCGACCTGCTCGACAGCGGTGATCTCAGCGTGCCGCTCACGCCGCTGCGCGAACCCGACTACGACCTGCTGCAGGCAGTGCTCGATGGCATCCGCCGCTTGTAA
- a CDS encoding roadblock/LC7 domain-containing protein has product MRHTSTTTEFELGRLLGDLVDRVAGARHAVVLSTDGLVVECSPELSTVDAEALAATASALHGLARGTGHRFGGGSIRQTVVEMDHAFLFVTAADNGSCLALLGEEHADVGLIAYEINLFVQQAGRAIEAAPRSRLTPTAT; this is encoded by the coding sequence GTGCGGCACACGAGCACCACGACCGAATTCGAGCTCGGCCGGTTGCTGGGTGATCTGGTCGACCGCGTCGCGGGGGCCCGCCACGCGGTCGTGCTGTCCACCGACGGCCTGGTGGTCGAGTGCTCGCCCGAACTGTCCACAGTGGACGCCGAGGCGCTGGCGGCGACGGCCTCCGCGCTGCACGGCCTCGCCCGCGGCACCGGGCACCGCTTCGGCGGCGGCTCCATCCGGCAGACCGTGGTGGAGATGGACCACGCGTTCCTGTTCGTCACGGCCGCCGACAACGGCTCCTGCCTGGCGCTGCTCGGCGAGGAGCACGCCGACGTCGGGCTCATCGCCTACGAGATCAACCTGTTCGTCCAGCAGGCGGGGCGGGCCATCGAGGCCGCACCCCGCTCCCGGCTGACCCCGACGGCGACGTGA
- a CDS encoding TIGR02569 family protein: MTGTPEPPPPHVRAAFGARGEDAELLNGGVAWRCGEVVLKPAANTAEAAWVAQTLDLLEPDEVRVGRPVRSTDGRWVVSGWSASRDITGRPEPRHDEVVAMSLRLHAASSVLTRPRFVDARQDIYALADRMSWGEEDYPLPLDKGGRLYDVLAGSRRRTQLRPQVVHGDLFGNVLFAGNAPPGIIDFAPFWRPAEWAAAVAVIDALSWGGSDAAIVERWSHLTDWPQALLRALLFRLAVHALHPRSTTASLGGLEHASQMVLEVL; the protein is encoded by the coding sequence GTGACTGGAACTCCGGAGCCGCCCCCGCCGCACGTGCGCGCGGCGTTCGGTGCGCGCGGGGAGGACGCCGAACTGCTCAACGGTGGCGTCGCCTGGCGCTGCGGTGAGGTCGTGCTCAAACCGGCCGCGAACACCGCCGAAGCCGCCTGGGTGGCGCAGACCCTCGACCTGTTGGAACCGGACGAGGTGCGAGTGGGCAGACCGGTCCGCTCCACCGACGGTCGCTGGGTGGTGTCCGGCTGGTCCGCGAGCCGCGACATCACGGGACGTCCGGAGCCGCGCCACGACGAGGTCGTGGCCATGTCGCTGCGGCTGCACGCCGCCAGCAGCGTGCTCACCCGGCCCAGGTTCGTCGACGCGCGGCAGGACATCTACGCGCTGGCGGACCGGATGTCCTGGGGCGAAGAGGACTACCCGCTGCCGCTGGACAAGGGCGGCAGGCTCTACGACGTGCTCGCCGGATCGCGGCGCCGGACGCAGCTGCGCCCGCAGGTGGTGCACGGCGACCTGTTCGGCAACGTCCTGTTCGCCGGCAACGCGCCACCCGGAATCATCGACTTCGCCCCGTTCTGGCGACCCGCCGAATGGGCGGCGGCCGTCGCGGTGATCGATGCGCTGTCCTGGGGCGGTTCGGACGCGGCGATCGTGGAGCGCTGGTCGCACCTGACGGACTGGCCGCAGGCGCTGCTGCGGGCACTGCTGTTCCGGCTCGCGGTGCACGCGCTGCACCCGCGTTCCACGACGGCGTCGCTCGGCGGCCTGGAGCACGCGTCGCAAATGGTCCTCGAAGTCCTCTGA
- the moeZ gene encoding adenylyltransferase/sulfurtransferase MoeZ, whose amino-acid sequence MSGDSAQATTLPPLVEPAAELTKEEVARYSRHLIIPDVGMDGQKRLKNAKVLVIGAGGLGSPALLYLAAAGVGTIGIVEFDAVDESNLHRQVIHGQSDLGRPKAESARDSIAEINPFVKVNLHQTYLSSDNALGIFADYDLILDGTDNFATRYLVNDAAVLAGKPYVWGSIFRFEGQVSVFWEEKGPNYRDLYPEPPPPGMVPSCAEGGVLGILCASIGSIMVTEAVKLITGIGETLVGRLMIYDALEMSYRTVKIRKDPNADKITELIDYEAFCGVVSDDAQQAAVNSTITPRELKDKFDRGDKFQLIDVREPHEYEIVKIDGSTLIPKDRILSGEALAELPQDRQIVLHCKSGGRSAEALAALHKAGFSDAVHVGGGVLGWANEVDTSLPTY is encoded by the coding sequence ATGTCCGGCGATTCAGCCCAGGCAACGACGCTCCCGCCGCTCGTTGAGCCGGCGGCGGAGTTGACCAAGGAAGAGGTCGCGCGCTACAGCCGCCACCTGATCATCCCGGATGTCGGGATGGACGGGCAGAAGCGGCTGAAGAACGCGAAGGTCCTGGTGATCGGTGCCGGTGGCCTCGGCAGCCCGGCACTGCTGTACCTGGCCGCGGCCGGTGTCGGCACGATCGGCATCGTCGAGTTCGACGCCGTCGACGAGTCGAACCTGCACCGCCAGGTCATCCACGGCCAGTCCGACCTGGGCAGGCCGAAGGCGGAGTCGGCGCGCGACTCGATCGCCGAGATCAACCCGTTCGTCAAGGTCAACCTGCACCAGACGTACCTGTCCTCGGACAACGCGCTGGGCATCTTCGCCGACTACGACCTGATCCTGGACGGCACGGACAACTTCGCCACCCGGTACCTGGTCAACGACGCCGCGGTGCTGGCGGGCAAGCCCTACGTGTGGGGCTCGATCTTCCGCTTCGAAGGCCAGGTCAGCGTGTTCTGGGAGGAGAAGGGCCCGAACTACCGGGACCTGTACCCCGAGCCGCCGCCGCCCGGGATGGTGCCGTCCTGCGCCGAAGGCGGCGTGCTGGGCATCCTGTGCGCCTCCATCGGTTCGATCATGGTCACCGAGGCGGTCAAGCTCATCACCGGCATCGGGGAGACCCTCGTCGGCAGGCTGATGATCTACGACGCGCTGGAGATGAGCTACCGGACGGTCAAGATCCGCAAGGACCCGAACGCGGACAAGATCACCGAGCTGATCGACTACGAGGCGTTCTGCGGCGTCGTCTCCGACGACGCGCAGCAGGCGGCCGTGAACAGCACGATCACGCCGCGCGAGCTCAAGGACAAGTTCGACCGGGGCGACAAGTTCCAGCTGATCGACGTCCGGGAGCCGCACGAGTACGAGATCGTCAAGATCGACGGCTCCACGCTGATCCCGAAGGACCGCATCCTCTCCGGCGAGGCGCTCGCGGAACTGCCGCAGGACCGGCAGATCGTGCTGCACTGCAAGTCCGGCGGACGCTCCGCCGAGGCCCTCGCGGCGCTGCACAAGGCCGGGTTCTCCGACGCCGTGCACGTCGGCGGCGGAGTCCTCGGATGGGCCAACGAAGTCGACACCAGCCTGCCTACTTACTGA
- a CDS encoding MGMT family protein: protein MDEETLERVRAVVAAIPPGSVLSYGDVAELAGLRSARLVGRILAEDGADISWHRVLRSDGTIAEHLRQRQLELLRGEGVLADGARINMRRYRWSGP from the coding sequence GTGGACGAGGAAACGCTGGAACGGGTTCGAGCCGTGGTCGCCGCCATCCCGCCCGGTTCCGTGCTCTCCTACGGCGACGTCGCGGAGCTCGCGGGGCTGCGGTCGGCGCGGCTCGTCGGCCGGATCCTCGCGGAGGACGGCGCGGACATCTCGTGGCACCGGGTGCTGCGCTCCGACGGCACCATCGCCGAGCACCTGCGGCAGCGCCAGCTCGAACTGCTCCGCGGCGAGGGCGTCCTCGCCGACGGAGCCCGCATCAACATGCGCCGCTACCGCTGGTCCGGCCCCTGA
- a CDS encoding uroporphyrinogen-III synthase: protein MAETVDDTGPLRGFTAGITAERKAGELGALLERRGAAVRYAPAMHTVPVHDDGELTAATEAVLERPVQHVVAVTGTGFRGWLESVQAQGSGERLLEHLGRAELLARGAKARGAIRGAGLRESFTAPTEEVADILARLLETGVAGERVVVQLHGDPMTDFRERLRAAGAEVLPIVVYRWTDPVDLPALDRLIDEVIAGEVHALPLTSAPAATNFLARAERTGRGPALLAALRGVFIACVGPVTAAPIARAGLPHAMPERARTAALVKLVADELPTFRP from the coding sequence GTGGCAGAGACCGTCGACGACACCGGACCGCTGCGCGGGTTCACCGCGGGGATCACCGCCGAGCGCAAGGCGGGTGAGCTGGGCGCGCTGCTGGAGCGGCGCGGCGCGGCGGTGCGCTACGCCCCGGCGATGCACACGGTCCCCGTCCACGACGACGGCGAGCTGACCGCGGCGACCGAAGCGGTGCTGGAGCGGCCCGTGCAGCACGTGGTCGCGGTGACCGGCACCGGGTTCCGCGGTTGGCTCGAATCGGTGCAGGCCCAGGGCTCGGGGGAGCGGCTGCTGGAACACCTGGGCCGGGCGGAACTGCTCGCGCGGGGAGCGAAAGCGCGCGGAGCGATCCGCGGTGCGGGGTTGCGCGAGTCGTTCACCGCGCCGACGGAGGAGGTCGCCGACATCCTCGCCCGGCTGCTGGAGACCGGCGTCGCGGGCGAACGGGTCGTCGTGCAGCTGCACGGTGATCCGATGACGGACTTCCGGGAGCGGTTGCGCGCGGCGGGCGCCGAAGTGCTGCCGATCGTGGTGTACCGCTGGACGGACCCCGTGGACCTGCCCGCGCTGGACCGGCTGATCGACGAGGTCATCGCGGGCGAAGTGCACGCGCTGCCGCTGACCAGCGCGCCGGCCGCGACGAACTTCTTGGCCCGCGCGGAGCGGACCGGCCGCGGCCCGGCGCTGCTCGCGGCGCTGCGCGGCGTGTTCATCGCCTGCGTCGGCCCGGTCACCGCGGCCCCCATCGCCCGAGCCGGGCTCCCGCACGCGATGCCGGAGCGAGCCCGCACGGCCGCGCTGGTCAAGCTGGTCGCCGACGAACTCCCGACCTTCCGCCCCTGA